The DNA region tgagcaaggcctggtttcaaggagggcagcaaagaagccacttctctccagaaaaaacatcagggaccgactgatattctgcaaaaggtacagggagtggactgctgaggactggggcaaagttattttctctgatgaatccccttttcgattgtttgggacatctggaaaacagcttattcggagaagaagaggtgagcgctaccaccagtcttgtctcatgccaactgtaaagcatcctgaaaccattcatgtgtggggttgtttctcagccaaggaaatcggctcactcacagtcttgcctaaaaacacagccatgaataaagaatggtaccagaatgtcctccaagagaaacttctcccaaccgtccaagagcagtttggcacccaacaatgccttttccagcatgatggagcaccttgccataaagcaaaggtgataactaaatggctcatggaacaaaacatggagattttgggtccatggcctggaaactccccagatcttaatcccattgagaacttgtggtcaatcatcaagagccgggtggacaaacaaaaaccaacaaattcagacaaaatgcaagcattgattatgcaagaatggactgctatcagtcaggatttggtccagaagttgattgagagcatgccagggagaattgcagaggtcttgaagaagaagggtcaacactgcaaatattgacttgctgcattaactcattctaactgtcaatataacctattggtactcataatatgattgcaattatatttctgtatgtgatataaacatcagacaaacactaataaaaaccagagggcagcagatcatgtgaaaatataattctggtgtcattctcaaaaattttggccatgactgtactcaGTAAACCAACTTTTCCctattccctccttccaaatattattctgaatctgcaccctactattcatctgtccccacaccctccatgcacacgataactgcacttgatacttgactattgcacttaaacacacaggctgatgaccggatcatgcagctttatatgaaaatccctatttattataattgccagacctgaaataacaatcacttttcacctattgtgtccccccattgccttgtagattgtaagctcgcgagcagggacctcactcctaatgtcactgtttaaattgtcttaacttgtattgaatttattgtctgtacatgtccccgcttaattgtaaagtgctgcggaatatgttggcgctatatacagtaaataaaaattattattattattattacacatgtgTATAGCAAAGCATgtacaattgcaataattttctgagtgAAATGCTTAAttctctggaacaatttcaagggtgccaacactttcagccatgactgtatgtaatgAAAACAGAAATTATAactgactttggattttatctgatGCAGCATAAAGAGGACATCATTACAGACATAAACCTAATCAAGGAAAGTATTCTGAACAATATACCTGTGAGTAAAAAAACTATTGAACTATACTGAACGCAAAGTAATTAATGCTGTATAGTATATACTGAAGTCCTATGCATATACTTTTTGTTGTGCAAAAGACACTATAAACCCTATAAAATCTGCTCTTAAAAATTGTGGTTATTGGCTGGAAAACTGCTTCAAAACATGCAGTAAAAACAGGAAGCTTGAGCTGAAATTAATACTGTGTAGGGTTCAGTACTAATTAGACTAAAGAAAGTAAGTGGCATAAAATAACAATAGCCATTACTTGCCTGATAAATCCCCTGGATCAGCCCCTGCAGCATTGTGCCATATACTACTGAGGCCAGTTGTTGGCAGATTGCCGATGTAAATGGGAATTATTATGAaagtagtgttttggtttttttatgctAACTACTAAGCTCCAGCAGGAAGCAAGAATGCTATTTTTTAATAGTATTATGCTATTTTTTTTAACACCTTGTACCTTCACTTTACTGCAATTCATAAAGTCAATATGTCTATAATATTTCTATGTATAACTTGAAATTCATCTGAATGCATCAGTGATACCGGAGAGTCAGGCACTGTAGTCCCATAACATGCTTTTCAGCTTCCTTGTCAGCCCCTAGGCTGTGCTACATCATCTACAGCTAGCTTTATGCTCAAAATGTGATTGTGTTTGCTTGCTTGTTTGTATGCCAGCAGGCATAAGAAGTGGTACATTTTTAACATTATGACTACTGATGAGCAAGCATTAAAATGCTTGTGCGCTTCATACTCAAATTGAGCAGGTCAGACAATCTGACGGGCTCTGCTCAAGTAATAAGTAccttataatggaagtcaatgggaaattcaaGCATTTTTCGGGAAGACCATAACAGGAGGGATGGGGGGGTAAGGAAAATCAATGAAATAGATGGAAATAGCGCTCAAATAGATTGGAAACATTATGGGGAAAatgcctggatgcatctctgactcccaggtttaTGCTTGGAACAATGTTGTATTACTCAACTTTTGCGGAATGACAATAAAACATATTAAAACTAAGGTAAAATGGAATTTACAGGAAAAATGTTAGGAAAGATTCTTTCCTGGATAATGACTTGTTTATACGgcaaatttaaaaagagaaaaaaataaaactttttttgacCCCTTAATAGACAAGCCATCTCTCAATGTATTTCGCAGTCGCCTATGGCTACATGACATAGTAGAGGGGGAAGTAAAACTACACCCACCAGTAGccaacagtaaatgtaattttaacattttcctACCTTATCTGTGTGGCCTGCGGTGTGTGACATGATCAAACTCATCCTGTTTAATTAATGGAGGagtgactctgaaagtcacaaaacttatgcggacaatgcaagaactgccaaaaattagaaggaagagggactcTGATGCACTCAGTATTAGACATAAAGAGGGCCTCAtgcacattctgttaaaattgttaggcAGTGGAACTCTTACATTCATAAAGTCTATgtactaagtgcaagggctgccagaaattagaaggagggaccctGAAAgacacataaaggagggcctcagaaaacatttcttTCCCTAATTtttaaggagtgggactcctagactggtaaagaaAGAAGAGGGACATAAAGGAgagtctcatacacattctgttaaaattatTAGGCAGTGGGACGCCTAGACCCAAAaaacctatgcactaagtgcaagggctgagAAAAATTAGAATGAGGGACTGTGTGAGGTAAGGGCCacctgatgaccctataaagattttggGTGATGGCCACCTGATGACCTTATACAGAATtcgagtgagggccgcctgatgaccctataaagattttgagtgagggacACATGATGACTCTAGAAAGGCTTGAATGAGGGCGGCTGATGACCCTCTAAAGATTTCAAATGAGGGTCTCCAGATAATCTTATAGAGATTTCGAGTGAGGGCCTCCTGATGACTATGTTGCTATGGTGGAAGAAGAGTAAGAGGAGTaggacaagaaaaagaagaaaccatgACCCATATACCCTTTCCTGAATaagaaggggtgcatgggaatagaccagaaaaaaatggacatttgaaTTTGCTTTATGTTCCACTGCTGTCATCCAGTGGGGatgagaagtctgggccaatccgGGCCTTGTTTATTTTGATAAGTCAGGCTGTCACCTTTTTCAGCTGACCAGATGCTGATGTGCCTATCAGTTATTATGCTTCtgacagcactaaaaacccgctctgacaaaatgctagctgcAGGGCAGGCAGCTGTAGATATTTCTCGCATTATGTATGCGTTTTCTCACTGTAAACACACAGCACAGCTGACTTTAGCAAGCAAATAGACAGCAGAACGTCTGCTGCATTTTTGTTACATGGAAAAGTCAGTGATATCTTTTGCAATGGCTAACTTATCTACTTTTTCCTTTGTAAATCATTTGTGTCAAATTCAATATTGTCCTCCGAAGAAGCTTTCATGCTCCCCTTATTGTCTATTTTTTTCAGGTATTGGAACAATGCTGCTTTCTAAATGAGCTTGGCAACTTCTATCTAGCTAATGTCTTCCCCAACATAGACTTCACAAAGAGGAGGGTACATGAGCGAAGACAATATCATAATCTAGCAAATGCACTGCTCGGATTGAAGACAGAGCTCACATTTCGTTGTGTACGTTTTTCTTTAACAATATTATGATATAGTGTTTTTAATTACACAGTAAAAATATCTACCTATGTTCTATGTCTGTCTAATTATCTCAAATGAGAAAAAAGTGAAAAGCAGGAGTGATCCATATATTTCAAACCAGGTGCAAGTTTTCAAAAACTGGACATGTGATGCCGAGAACTTGATATTCTACTTGCACCAAATGATTACATAAAGAATTGTTTTGTGTGATCATTCTGTCTAAAACAGACCATCAAATGACAATCGATCAGCTTGCATATAATCAGCGGTCACTTAACGGTAGTGGTCCTCCTCCTAAATGGACCTTAACGCTACCATACTTCTGCTTATAGGTTTTAGCAAAGCATGCTTGTGTTTTCAATTGGAGAAGGGGAATAAACTGCTGACAGGCTCCTCTAGTAGATGATCTTCTTTAATAACCACAAAGAATTAGGCATAGTGTAATTTAAAATGTCTGATGCTTCTGTCCCCAGTCATTGAAAGATGGAGAGATAGTCTGATGACCCCCATGCacattagggtaccgttacacaaaacgatttaccaacgatcacgatcagcgatacgacctggccgtgatcgttggtaagtcgttgtgtggtcgctggagagctgtcacacagacagctctccagcgaccaacgatgccgaagtccccgggtaaccagggtaaacatcgggttactaagcgcagggccgcgcttagtaacccgatgtttaccctggttaccagcgtaaacgtaaaataaaaaaaacacaaactcacattccggtgcctgcgtccgcttccctgcactcctcctgcatcctgtgtaagtgccggccaaagcagagcggtgacgtcaccgctgtgctctgctttcactttacggccggcgctcacagtcagtgcagggaagcagacggccagggacctgacggacaccggaatgtgagtatgtactgtttgtttttttttacatttacgatggtaaccagggtaaacatcgggttactaagcgtggccctgtgcttagtaacccgatgtttaccctggttacaagcgaacgcatcgctgcatcggtgtcacacacaccgatgcagcgatgacagcgggagatccagcgacgaaataaagtttcaaacgatctgctacgacgtacgattttcagcggggtccctgatcgccgctgcgtgtcagacacagcgatatcgtatggatatcgctggaacgtcacggatcgtgccgtcgtagcgatcaaagtgccaatgtgagacggtacccttagacagtaAGTTGGTCCTGCTGGAATCAATGAAATTTGCCAACAATCAGCTTATACATGTGTAGCATTTCAAAGGAGCGTTCATTACTTGGTATTTAGAATATGCTGCCATTAGATGATCGCTGTAGTTTTTATTACTCTTGtagagccagagctgtcaatcattcAATGAAGGAAGCGGAGGCAGAGATAAGTGCAAAACAGGTAGCTAGAAAGGTGCACAGAATTTCTTGGCATCTCCAAGGGTGTATCAAGCACCTCATTAGCATATTTGAATAAAGAATGATTTGGTAAGAATGCAAAATTGGATTTTGACactaaaaaaacaatatttttagaGACATTATCCATACAAGATATTATGCTTTATTTGAACAGTCAATTTATGCTGACACTTCTTTTATTGTGTATTATTTGTGTATATGGATCAGTATCACCATATGTAACTGATTTGTAACTTTCTATCTTATAAAGCTTGATATCACGGGGTGTGAATGTGGAACACAAGCAATAAACATAATGGAAGAATTCAAGAAAAAGTTTTCCAAGGTACAGTTTCTATCATATATTCCTTGTAAAGTTATTAGgggtttatatacactgctcaaaaaataaagggaacactaaaataccacatcctagatatcactgaatgaaatatttcagttgcaaatctttattcattacatagtgaaatgtgttgaaaacaataaaacatcaaaatgatcaacataaatcacaactaatatcccatgggggtctggaattggaatgatactcaaaatcaaagtggaaaatcaaactacaggctaatccaacttcagtggaaatgcctcaagacaaggaaatgatgttcagttgtgtgtgtgttgcctccatgtgcctgtatgacctcccaacaatgcctgggcatgctcctgatgaggcgggggTTGGTTTctcgagggatctcctcccagacctggactaaagcatccgccaactcctggacggtctgtggtgcaacgtgatgttggtggatggcatgagacatgatgtcccagatgtgttcaattgaaaTAAGGTCtgtggaatgggcgggccagtccatagcttcaatgccttcatcttgcaggaactgctgacacactgcagccacatgaggtctggcattgtcttgcattaggaggaacccagggccaaccgcaacagcatatggtctcacaaggggtctgaggatctcatctcggtacctaatggcagtcaggctacctctgacgagcacatggaaggctgtgcggctctccaaagaaataccaccccacaccattactgacctactgccaaaccagtcatgctgaaagatgttgcaggcagcagatcgctctccacggcatctccagactctgtcacatctgtcacatgtgctcagtgtgaacctgctttcatctgtgaagagcacagggcgccagtgccaaattttccaatcctggtgttctgtggcaaatgccaagagtcctgcacggtgttggggtgtgagcacaacctccatctgtggatgtcgggcactcagaccatcctcatggagtcggtttctaaccgtttgtgcggacacatgcacatttgtggcctgctggagttcattttgcagggctctggcaatgctcctcctgttcctccttgcacaaaggctaaagtagcagtcctgctgctgggttgttgccttcctacgaccccctccacatctcctggtgtactggcctgtctcctagtagcgcctccagcctctggacactacgctgacagacacagaaaaccttcttgccacagctcgcattcatgtgccatcctggatgagctgcactgcctgagccacttgctaccacgagtgtgaaagtacaaccaacattcaaatgtgaccaaaacagccagaaagcattggtactgagatgtggtctgtggtccccacctgcagcaccactcctttattgagtgtgtcttgataattgccaataatttccatctgttgtctattccatttgcacaacagcatgtgagattgattgtcaaacagtgttgcttcctaagtggacagtttgatttcacagaagttcgatttatttggagttatattctgttgtttaagtgttcgctttattttttgagcagtgtatatatactgtatatatatatatatatatatatatatatatatatatatatatatatatatatatatatatatatatatatatatatatatatatatataataagccAACATATCTTAATTTAAAAAGTAATTAGTGCTTTTTTTCTTATTTCTATTCTTAATAGTTGGAAATAGAAGCTGCTGCACACAAAGCTGCTGGAGAACTTCATATTTTATTTCGTTGggtggaaaaaaactttttttgctaaAAATATTGCCACTTCAATATCGTACTcttgaatatttatttttttaatatttacaaTAATCATTTTTATTATAATTGATACTGTTAATTAATCTTTATTTATCAACACATGTTGTTAGAATTTTACAGTTTCAGAAATCAGAAACTAAAGTTGCGGAAATTAATGCGTGGTAATACATTACAGTGCTAATCTAAATCTATGTTACAAAGAGTTAGTAAATAATATGTTAAATTTTCTCTTAAAAGGAATcgctcaccacatttgacctatctaaactattaatatgggcatagagGTTATAGACAGCTGAGGAGAGTGATATCTGATGTCTTGTTGAGAAATcaacttttatcactttatataaattacctcttccaggctctggggagaatGTTTCCtgggagataactctgcctccagagattattttacatggaggaggcgttaccagtgtgatgtctgatgtccgctctctgctctcctattctcgctgcagagctgtgtgtgattatacctgacacatctacaGGTTCCTCTcaacttcagcttccatctcacaggcagacagggtcgtAATATTGTTACAGCAGAGCTCAGTGAAaagacaaatttaatttctcctgttctgtgttagttacttgtctcactggTAACTCCACCTTTTATTTAaagtaatctctggaggcagagttatcttccaggcaatgTCTTCCTcacagcctggaagaggtcatttatttaatataataaaagatgatttatcattAACAagccatctgatatgaggcatacagggatCACATTCCTCAACTGTCTATATCCTGTATGTTCATATTAACAGTTtatataggtcaaatgtggtgacagctgCCCTTTAAAATTCTGCCACTAAAAGCAGCTATAGTGTAAATTGAGTCACTGCAGAATCTGTATGTTGGTCATTTTGACTTTCTATAAATCAGAGCTTTTTTTCTACAAGGTTTTTATGAGATAAGCTTGTGCTTATAGCTCATCACATGGAGAAGCTTGGTCACAAATTGAAGAGCTTCATGCTTCCCTCTTTTGTAGTTGTTACCATCAAAGAAATGTTAACAGAACCACAAAGGGTCAGATTTTTAAATATCTTAATACATATTGATGAAGTTCATTAAAAAAGTTACCCTTTTCCAGACATATTAGGGAAAAGTATATTTCCAAACAAGCTTCATTCTGGCCCGTGAAATATGTTTCAAGATAAATATGTCAAATGGAATAATTTATATTGTATAAttatatttttatgcattttaatATGTATTTAATTATATTTAGTAAAacctgtaaaaaagttaaatgattAAAAATATGTATTAAAAATAGATCCCAAGGCTTGCACATATTTACTATCATATCATACTATCATAGTAGCACAAATGTAATGATATTCTTTATAAAATTGCTTTTTAACcaattgttcatttttttcttataaatTTACAATTTTTCAAGCCTTTAATCCCTTCATGTCATGCGACGTATAGATACTTCATATGTCTTCTTTTCCGGAACATGACAGCTGACttgatcagctgttatgtgccccaaacagctgtgggtggaattgcgatctaccagaggctgttaacatgttaattgTCGCTGTTAGTCTCTGGCATTGGCATTTAACATGCTCGCGCCGGGAGTATGTCACTAACCCTGCTCAtcggtgcccctgtcacatgatcacatgGAGACAACAGGTTGGCATGACGACCAAGGGTCTGCAGAAGACGCCCGTGCTTGTCATTGTTGATCTGCTGAAGCCCTGCTAtctgtagcacaagcaatcagaagatcacagattcaagtctcctaaggagactattgaagcaagtaaaaagtagaaaaaaatgtttataaaatagttaaaaaatgttagaaatataaaagttcaaatcacttacCTTTTACctcactaaaaataaaaaataaaaaaatatacaaactacacatatttggcatcgctatgttcagaaacacctgatctatcaaaatatagaaagaattaatctgatcaacaagaaaaaaattaaaaacaccagaattactgttttttggttgatgcaacattgcaataaaatgcaataacaggcaatcaaaacaacgtatctactccaaaatagtatcaataaaaatgtcagttcggtgcgcaaaaaaaaagccctcactcagccccagattcCTAAAAATGGATATGCCACATGTCATGCCATATAGGAGAGATGGGATAAAGCTTGTATGGGTAGTAGCCAGATCctattcctcctcctcagcctacaCCTCCTCATAGCTACCCAATCCACACAGCGACTGTTTACGTATGAACAGAAGTGAGATTGTTGCGCTTTaaatggcatcattgccgctctcCATCTTTGTGGAGTTCTCAAACTTTg from Ranitomeya variabilis isolate aRanVar5 chromosome 3, aRanVar5.hap1, whole genome shotgun sequence includes:
- the LOC143818085 gene encoding interleukin-20-like, with product MQHKEDIITDINLIKESILNNIPVLEQCCFLNELGNFYLANVFPNIDFTKRRVHERRQYHNLANALLGLKTELTFRCLDITGCECGTQAINIMEEFKKKFSKLEIEAAAHKAAGELHILFRWVEKNFFC